The following are from one region of the Vibrio rarus genome:
- the rluD gene encoding 23S rRNA pseudouridine(1911/1915/1917) synthase RluD: MAQQIELKSTVKETQLGQRLDQAIAELFDEFSRSRMKEWLLAGKVSVDGVVVTKARVKVMGGEEITVLAEIEDEERWEAQDIPLDIVYEDEDLLVINKPRGLVVHPGAGTPDGTILNALLHHYPQIAEVPRAGIVHRLDKDTTGLMVVAKNVPTQTRLVRTLQKRRITREYEAIAIGKMTAGGMVEKSIGRHSTKRTLMAVSEFGKPAVTHYRVAEHFREHTRIRLRLETGRTHQIRVHMSYLQHPLLGDIAYGGRARIPKGASEELTAMIRSFDRQALHAVMLKFVHPSTGEEMKFHAPVPDDMIEIAEALRQDMKLNHEDDY; the protein is encoded by the coding sequence ATGGCCCAGCAGATAGAATTAAAAAGTACCGTAAAAGAGACTCAACTAGGTCAACGCCTAGACCAAGCCATCGCAGAATTGTTCGATGAGTTTTCCCGTTCTCGCATGAAAGAATGGTTACTTGCCGGAAAAGTCAGCGTTGATGGTGTCGTTGTTACCAAAGCTCGAGTAAAGGTAATGGGTGGTGAAGAGATCACCGTTCTAGCTGAGATCGAAGACGAGGAACGTTGGGAAGCTCAAGATATACCTTTAGATATCGTTTATGAAGACGAAGATCTATTGGTCATTAATAAACCTAGAGGCTTAGTTGTTCACCCAGGGGCTGGTACTCCTGATGGCACAATTTTGAATGCCTTATTACATCATTATCCGCAAATTGCGGAAGTACCTCGTGCGGGTATCGTGCATCGTCTTGATAAAGACACCACAGGCTTGATGGTGGTGGCGAAAAACGTACCTACGCAAACTCGCTTGGTTCGAACTTTGCAAAAGCGCCGTATTACTCGTGAATACGAAGCCATCGCGATTGGTAAAATGACGGCGGGTGGCATGGTTGAAAAATCAATTGGTCGCCACTCCACTAAACGTACTTTAATGGCAGTCAGTGAATTTGGTAAGCCGGCGGTAACACACTACCGAGTAGCCGAGCACTTCCGTGAACATACACGCATTAGACTGCGCCTTGAAACGGGACGTACTCACCAAATTCGTGTACACATGTCTTATTTGCAGCATCCACTACTTGGTGATATTGCTTATGGAGGACGTGCGCGTATTCCTAAAGGCGCATCGGAAGAGCTAACGGCGATGATTCGTAGCTTTGATCGTCAAGCACTGCATGCGGTCATGCTTAAATTTGTGCATCCATCAACGGGTGAGGAGATGAAATTCCATGCTCCAGTACCGGATGACATGATCGAAATAGCCGAAGCGTTACGTCAAGATATGAAACTTAATCATGAAGATGACTATTAA
- the bamD gene encoding outer membrane protein assembly factor BamD, with the protein MKHQTLVGLLSAMLLFGCSSSDDIVPDIPPAQLYADAQTSLREGSWSTAVEKLEALDSRYPFGPYSEQVQLDLVYAYYKNDELPLALATIERFTRLNPTHEKSDWILYMRGLSHMAQDRNFLHDIFNIDRSDRDPEPVKLAFADFKRLLQRYPHSAYAEDAQQRLIALKTRLSEYDYATADFYIRRKAWISAINRCQEIQRSYPDTEAARKSLRLQLTAYQELKLDDAVARTEKLIELNPL; encoded by the coding sequence ATGAAACATCAAACTTTAGTCGGCCTGTTGTCTGCTATGTTGCTTTTTGGCTGCAGCAGTAGCGATGACATCGTACCCGATATTCCACCAGCACAACTGTATGCTGATGCACAAACGTCACTAAGAGAAGGCTCTTGGAGTACCGCTGTTGAAAAGCTAGAAGCTTTAGACTCCCGTTACCCATTTGGCCCGTACTCTGAGCAAGTGCAATTAGATCTTGTCTATGCCTATTATAAAAATGATGAGCTTCCATTGGCGTTGGCTACAATTGAGCGTTTTACTCGATTAAACCCAACTCATGAGAAATCTGACTGGATTTTATATATGCGCGGCCTATCGCACATGGCTCAAGACAGAAATTTCCTGCATGACATTTTTAACATTGACCGTTCTGATCGCGATCCTGAACCAGTAAAACTTGCGTTTGCGGATTTCAAACGTTTATTACAGCGCTACCCACACAGTGCTTATGCTGAAGATGCCCAGCAACGCCTTATTGCTCTTAAGACTCGTCTTTCTGAATATGATTACGCTACCGCTGATTTTTATATTCGACGTAAAGCTTGGATTTCGGCCATTAACCGTTGCCAAGAAATTCAACGTAGCTACCCCGATACGGAAGCGGCTCGTAAATCTTTACGCTTACAGCTAACAGCCTATCAAGAGCTGAAATTAGACGATGCTGTAGCTCGTACTGAAAAATTAATTGAGCTAAACCCACTTTAA
- the yjjX gene encoding inosine/xanthosine triphosphatase, translating to MQKVIVASLNPAKVTAVKNAFSEVFPTLSFTFEGISVESGVRPQPMSDKETKLGAQQRVINAKQAVPDADFYVGLEAGIEANATFAWMIIESQQQHGESRSSSLMLPNKVLQLVKQGKELGDAMDESYGTLNIKQRGGAIGILTNNLLSRSSVYQQALILALIPFSNQDTF from the coding sequence ATGCAAAAAGTGATCGTTGCCTCTCTAAATCCCGCAAAGGTAACTGCGGTAAAAAATGCTTTTAGTGAAGTATTTCCAACACTTTCATTTACCTTTGAAGGTATCAGTGTGGAGAGTGGCGTCCGCCCTCAGCCTATGTCGGATAAAGAGACTAAGCTTGGGGCGCAGCAACGCGTAATCAACGCCAAACAGGCTGTGCCTGATGCGGATTTTTATGTGGGATTAGAAGCGGGAATCGAAGCTAATGCGACTTTTGCTTGGATGATAATAGAATCTCAGCAACAACACGGCGAGTCACGCTCATCAAGTTTAATGCTACCGAATAAAGTATTGCAGTTGGTGAAACAAGGTAAAGAGTTAGGGGATGCGATGGATGAGTCCTATGGCACTCTTAACATTAAGCAAAGAGGCGGGGCTATTGGCATCTTGACCAATAACCTTCTTAGTCGTAGCAGTGTCTATCAACAAGCTCTGATTTTAGCGCTCATTCCATTTAGCAATCAAGATACTTTCTAA
- a CDS encoding transglycosylase SLT domain-containing protein produces the protein MSAFIKWLGLGLGVVSLSVSALTLQQQRDLYDQAQTLISQRDFSQYQLVRDQLNDYPLTPYLDYRTYMLNLEKRTPDEVDKYIKDHHQYPFSQSVRGAYLDALVKAEDWHGFYHFQDKKPRMQSYQCSYYFAQYQVGKKVEAFNGASKLWLSGSSVGNECDQLFKAWDEAGLREDSLILQRIELAFTRRNGRLLNHLKDLPKSEAMKNNAMAIYQLYKNKSKIKEFATSQPKTEVNKKVSLAALKRITYQEGNPQLAIKMLDSVAKAQQFTDKEYQDSADYIAYSLINTDDAALAKWRDDTLLKSTNPQWLQRRARLAIQHQDWQSLNVWIDRLPDKERNSKRWQYWKGRTEVALGQVSQGKSRMQKLLGHRNFYSIAAADFLGKPIQYHTSVLKPEHASLDAFSTTLTRVKELIAVDKISAAKHEWRWLLARSTSDQKAELARYASKHHWHHLTIMATIEAKLWSHIDLRFPIAHEWWFNFFAKKFAVDPITLMALARQESALDIDAQSPVGARGLMQIMPKTASATAKQYNIEYSSADELFDVSKNIEIGSRYLAGLLADYDGNRILAFGAYNAGPNRVQLWRSRTAGKVDAYSYIESIPFKETRGYIKNILMFEVYYRDILNENGPFLSDLESEMKY, from the coding sequence ATGTCAGCATTCATAAAATGGTTAGGGCTAGGGTTGGGGGTGGTGTCCTTATCCGTCTCTGCATTAACACTGCAGCAGCAAAGAGATCTGTACGATCAGGCGCAAACATTAATTAGCCAGAGGGATTTCTCTCAATACCAACTGGTTAGAGACCAATTAAATGATTATCCATTGACGCCGTACTTGGACTACCGCACTTACATGCTCAACCTTGAGAAGAGAACACCGGATGAAGTCGATAAGTACATAAAAGACCATCATCAGTACCCGTTTTCTCAATCGGTACGCGGTGCGTATCTAGATGCCTTAGTGAAAGCCGAAGATTGGCATGGTTTTTATCATTTTCAAGATAAAAAGCCCCGCATGCAAAGCTATCAATGCAGTTATTACTTTGCTCAGTATCAAGTGGGTAAAAAGGTTGAGGCGTTTAACGGCGCATCAAAGTTATGGCTGAGCGGTTCTAGCGTAGGCAATGAGTGTGACCAATTGTTTAAAGCGTGGGATGAAGCTGGATTGCGTGAAGATAGTTTGATTTTACAACGTATCGAATTAGCGTTCACTCGTCGCAATGGCCGGTTGCTTAATCACTTAAAAGATCTGCCGAAATCAGAGGCGATGAAAAACAACGCCATGGCGATTTATCAGCTTTATAAAAATAAATCGAAAATTAAGGAATTTGCCACATCTCAGCCTAAAACTGAGGTTAATAAGAAAGTGTCGTTGGCCGCCTTAAAACGAATCACCTACCAAGAAGGCAACCCTCAGTTAGCGATTAAAATGTTAGATAGTGTAGCTAAAGCTCAGCAGTTTACGGATAAAGAGTATCAAGATAGCGCAGATTATATCGCTTATAGCCTGATTAATACCGACGATGCCGCATTAGCAAAATGGCGTGATGATACTTTGCTGAAAAGCACTAACCCTCAATGGCTACAGCGTCGCGCACGACTTGCTATTCAACACCAAGATTGGCAAAGCTTGAATGTATGGATAGATAGGCTCCCTGATAAAGAAAGAAACTCAAAACGCTGGCAGTACTGGAAAGGCAGAACTGAAGTGGCTCTGGGGCAGGTGAGTCAAGGCAAATCTCGCATGCAAAAATTGCTGGGGCATAGAAACTTCTATAGTATTGCGGCCGCAGACTTTCTAGGTAAACCTATTCAATACCACACCTCTGTATTGAAGCCAGAACACGCCTCTCTTGACGCTTTTTCAACAACCCTTACTCGAGTGAAAGAGTTGATTGCGGTAGATAAAATTTCAGCGGCGAAACATGAGTGGCGCTGGTTACTTGCAAGGTCTACGTCAGATCAAAAAGCTGAACTTGCGCGATATGCATCGAAGCACCATTGGCATCACCTCACAATAATGGCAACGATTGAGGCGAAGTTGTGGAGTCATATCGACCTGCGTTTTCCTATTGCTCATGAATGGTGGTTTAACTTTTTCGCGAAGAAATTTGCTGTAGATCCGATTACCTTAATGGCATTAGCTCGTCAGGAAAGTGCGTTGGATATTGATGCTCAATCCCCTGTTGGTGCGAGAGGGTTAATGCAAATAATGCCTAAAACCGCCTCTGCAACGGCTAAGCAGTACAATATTGAGTATAGCAGTGCAGATGAGTTATTTGACGTAAGTAAAAATATTGAAATAGGTAGTCGTTACTTAGCGGGTTTGTTAGCTGACTATGATGGCAACCGAATTTTGGCTTTTGGTGCTTATAACGCGGGACCAAATCGAGTTCAGTTATGGCGTTCAAGAACCGCAGGTAAAGTGGATGCGTACTCATACATAGAGTCAATTCCATTTAAAGAAACGCGAGGCTATATAAAAAATATCTTGATGTTTGAGGTGTATTATCGCGATATTTTAAATGAAAATGGACCATTTTTATCTGACTTAGAGTCTGAAATGAAGTATTAA
- the pheA gene encoding prephenate dehydratase, whose amino-acid sequence MADDTSLSLDDIRNRLNVLDDKLLSLLSERRDLSLEVAKSKVETSKPVRDADREQQLLVKLIKNGKQKYQLDAEYITKVFHTIIEDSVLLQQAYLQNLVNPILQRKPLARVAFLGAKGSYSHLASRDYFSRRNTDLIELNCDSFKEVTKTVESGHADYGVLPIENTSSGSINEVYDLLQQTTLYIVGELSQPIDHCLLSTTDIRLEQVKTIYSHPQPHQQCSDFLGRLKGVKLEICASTADAMLKVKEINRPDVAAIGNAISGKLYGLQNVQENIANQTENHTRFIIVARKAVSVSDQIPAKTTLIMSTSQEAGSLVETLLVLQRHSINITKLESRPIMGNPWEEMFYMDLETHLNSAAAQATINELVKITRFLKVLGCYPSENIKPTQVKIP is encoded by the coding sequence ATGGCCGACGACACATCACTTTCTCTTGACGACATTCGTAACAGGCTCAACGTACTCGATGACAAACTATTAAGTTTGCTCTCTGAGCGTCGCGATTTAAGTTTAGAAGTAGCGAAAAGCAAGGTCGAAACCTCAAAACCGGTTCGCGATGCTGATCGAGAGCAGCAATTGTTGGTCAAATTAATCAAAAATGGTAAACAGAAATATCAACTGGATGCGGAATACATCACTAAAGTATTCCATACCATTATTGAAGACTCAGTGCTGCTACAACAGGCCTATCTACAAAATTTAGTTAACCCGATTCTACAACGTAAGCCTCTCGCCCGTGTTGCCTTCCTTGGAGCAAAAGGCTCATATTCACATCTAGCGAGTCGAGACTACTTTAGTCGTCGCAATACCGATTTAATTGAGCTCAATTGTGACTCATTTAAAGAAGTAACCAAAACCGTTGAATCAGGCCATGCTGACTATGGTGTTTTACCTATAGAAAATACCAGCTCAGGCTCCATCAATGAAGTTTATGACCTTTTACAGCAAACTACCTTATACATAGTGGGCGAATTATCCCAACCAATAGATCATTGCCTACTATCAACAACAGACATCCGCTTAGAGCAAGTAAAAACCATTTACTCTCATCCTCAGCCTCACCAGCAATGTAGCGACTTTTTAGGACGCCTTAAAGGGGTCAAGCTGGAAATTTGCGCCAGTACTGCCGATGCGATGCTCAAGGTAAAAGAGATCAATCGTCCCGATGTTGCCGCTATTGGTAATGCAATAAGTGGCAAGTTGTATGGTTTGCAAAATGTTCAAGAAAACATAGCGAATCAAACCGAAAATCATACTCGCTTCATCATTGTTGCCCGTAAAGCAGTGAGTGTTTCAGACCAAATACCAGCCAAAACCACTTTAATCATGTCAACGTCACAGGAAGCCGGCTCGCTCGTGGAAACCCTGTTAGTGTTGCAGCGCCATAGCATCAATATTACTAAGCTGGAATCGCGCCCAATTATGGGCAATCCATGGGAAGAGATGTTTTATATGGACTTAGAAACACACCTAAACTCCGCGGCCGCTCAAGCAACGATTAATGAATTAGTGAAAATCACGCGATTTTTGAAAGTGCTAGGTTGCTACCCAAGTGAAAACATAAAACCAACCCAAGTAAAGATACCTTAA
- the pgeF gene encoding peptidoglycan editing factor PgeF — protein sequence MSYLHPNWHLARGIKAITSTRVGGFSTGDFASLNLGMHVNDDPHVVQQNRDHLAQLSQMPAAPVWMNQTHSTKVVELHEQTTEIIEADALVTSVPGVVCSVMTADCLPVLFASADGTKVASAHAGWRGLVGGILENTLQHFSGPVSAWVGPAISLAAFEVGDEVKQQFVSVNSADAIAFHQHKPGKWMADLPLLAKLRLQRAGCVNVELSGLCTYTDTERFFSYRRHSSTGRQSSFIWIE from the coding sequence ATGAGCTATTTGCATCCTAATTGGCACCTTGCCCGCGGTATAAAAGCCATCACTTCCACCCGAGTGGGGGGCTTTTCTACTGGGGATTTTGCCAGCCTTAATTTAGGAATGCATGTGAATGATGATCCTCATGTCGTTCAACAAAACCGAGATCATTTAGCGCAGTTAAGCCAGATGCCAGCAGCGCCTGTGTGGATGAATCAAACTCATTCAACGAAAGTGGTTGAGTTGCATGAGCAAACCACGGAAATAATAGAAGCGGATGCCTTAGTGACCTCGGTACCGGGTGTGGTGTGTAGCGTAATGACTGCGGATTGTCTTCCGGTGTTATTTGCTAGTGCAGATGGCACTAAAGTTGCTAGTGCCCATGCTGGATGGCGAGGGTTAGTGGGTGGCATTTTAGAAAACACATTACAACATTTCAGTGGCCCTGTGAGTGCTTGGGTAGGTCCTGCCATTAGCTTGGCCGCTTTTGAAGTTGGCGATGAAGTTAAACAGCAGTTTGTGTCAGTAAATAGTGCTGACGCTATTGCTTTCCATCAGCATAAGCCTGGAAAATGGATGGCCGACTTACCTTTATTGGCAAAGTTAAGGCTACAAAGGGCAGGATGCGTTAATGTTGAACTCTCCGGTTTATGTACTTATACCGATACAGAACGTTTCTTTTCTTACCGTAGACACTCCTCAACAGGTCGTCAATCCAGCTTTATTTGGATTGAATAA
- the trpR gene encoding trp operon repressor — MSPDLQEWHKLLSTIALAAKQDQHQTLLSMMLTPDEKEALVTRAKILHKLLNEQCSQRQISQQLGVGIATVTRGSTELKGRSEEEQQLVARLLKPFID; from the coding sequence ATGAGTCCAGACTTACAAGAGTGGCATAAGTTGTTATCAACCATTGCCTTAGCAGCTAAGCAAGATCAGCATCAAACATTATTATCAATGATGCTGACTCCTGACGAAAAAGAAGCATTAGTCACTCGGGCAAAAATATTACATAAGTTACTTAACGAACAATGCTCTCAAAGGCAAATTAGTCAACAGTTAGGGGTAGGGATTGCAACGGTAACTCGTGGCTCTACCGAGCTTAAAGGACGTTCAGAAGAAGAGCAGCAACTCGTTGCCCGCCTTCTGAAACCTTTTATCGATTAA
- a CDS encoding MltF family protein: MKNLITGLFSSLLLLSLPTQALELSPLQKTAYSGDFDVIKEKGVVRALVAADLGFYYVEGGRPKGIIAEQLHHFEVSLKKKHPYMRVKIIPVSRDDLFDTLNKGYGDIAVANLTITERRKKIIDFSTPILTDINELMLTNKKIKEITTLEQFSGMEVWIRASSSYFESVQKLNKQLSNSGYTPLRVNFIQENLQDIEVMEMVNQGLIPATIIDSHKAQLWLNVMKNIRVHEAFPLRENAQIAWALRHNNPKLKQTLNHYLKTAKGGTLLGNVIYGKYLQDTRWLTRALNPKKIAKLESLSKLFERYGQEYDIDWVMLSAQAFQESGLDNNKVSHRGAVGIMQVLPATAKDPYINIPNIKPVENNIHAGTKYLRFIHDRYFADPDIDENNKVYFSLASYNAGPAKIRRMRALAQRQGFDHNVWFNNVEIVARRNIGREPVQYVANINRYYTIYKQLGEIQDERNEHHKNMNRKIDPVQLIFDVSDK; encoded by the coding sequence ATGAAAAACTTGATAACGGGGCTCTTTTCTTCCCTACTATTACTGTCATTACCCACTCAGGCTTTAGAGCTGTCTCCATTACAGAAAACCGCCTATTCCGGCGATTTTGATGTCATTAAAGAAAAAGGCGTTGTTCGCGCTTTGGTTGCCGCAGATCTTGGTTTCTACTATGTCGAAGGTGGTAGACCTAAAGGTATCATTGCAGAGCAACTGCACCACTTTGAAGTCAGCCTGAAAAAAAAGCACCCTTACATGCGTGTCAAAATTATTCCTGTCTCTCGAGATGATCTGTTTGATACTTTAAATAAGGGCTATGGTGATATTGCCGTTGCTAACCTCACAATCACTGAGCGCCGTAAAAAAATCATAGACTTCAGTACCCCCATTCTTACTGACATTAATGAGCTTATGCTCACCAATAAAAAAATCAAAGAGATCACGACCCTTGAACAATTCAGTGGCATGGAAGTCTGGATAAGAGCCAGCTCCAGTTATTTTGAAAGTGTGCAAAAACTCAATAAGCAGTTATCCAACAGTGGGTACACACCACTTAGAGTCAACTTTATCCAAGAGAACTTACAAGATATCGAAGTGATGGAAATGGTGAATCAAGGATTAATTCCCGCGACTATCATTGATAGCCATAAAGCGCAGTTGTGGTTGAACGTGATGAAAAACATTCGAGTTCACGAGGCGTTTCCATTGCGTGAAAATGCTCAAATAGCCTGGGCGTTACGCCATAATAACCCCAAGTTAAAGCAAACACTGAATCACTATCTTAAAACAGCAAAAGGGGGCACTTTATTAGGCAATGTGATTTACGGTAAGTACCTACAAGATACTCGCTGGCTAACTCGAGCATTAAATCCAAAGAAAATAGCCAAACTAGAGAGCTTATCAAAATTATTTGAGCGTTATGGACAAGAGTATGACATTGACTGGGTGATGCTATCTGCGCAAGCATTTCAAGAGTCGGGTTTAGATAATAATAAAGTCTCTCACCGAGGTGCTGTTGGGATCATGCAAGTCTTACCTGCCACAGCCAAAGACCCGTATATCAATATTCCAAATATTAAGCCTGTTGAAAACAATATTCACGCCGGTACTAAATATCTAAGATTCATCCACGATAGGTACTTTGCCGACCCAGACATAGATGAAAACAACAAAGTGTATTTTAGTTTAGCGTCTTACAATGCAGGTCCCGCTAAAATTCGTAGAATGCGAGCGTTAGCCCAAAGACAAGGTTTTGATCATAATGTTTGGTTTAACAATGTAGAAATTGTGGCACGTCGCAATATCGGTCGCGAACCGGTGCAGTATGTAGCTAATATTAATCGCTACTACACCATTTATAAACAGCTTGGTGAGATTCAAGATGAACGAAACGAACATCATAAAAACATGAATCGCAAAATCGATCCTGTGCAACTTATTTTTGATGTTTCAGACAAATAA
- the hpf gene encoding ribosome hibernation-promoting factor, HPF/YfiA family yields MKMNITGKNIEITSAIRSHIEEKFTKLEKWQVDIIGCNASFQEEPNNKKRFEAVITVPKGQLVASSVHADLYIAVNEVEQKLERQLNKLRHKPEARRASHSDAPVEQEEQVTQDEVF; encoded by the coding sequence ATGAAAATGAATATCACCGGTAAAAACATTGAGATCACCTCTGCTATCCGCTCTCATATTGAAGAGAAATTTACAAAACTAGAGAAATGGCAAGTCGACATTATCGGCTGCAATGCGAGCTTCCAAGAAGAACCGAACAATAAAAAACGATTTGAAGCTGTCATTACCGTCCCTAAAGGACAACTGGTTGCCTCTTCTGTTCACGCAGATCTTTACATTGCTGTTAACGAGGTAGAACAAAAACTTGAAAGACAATTGAATAAACTTCGCCATAAGCCTGAAGCAAGACGAGCAAGTCACTCGGATGCACCCGTAGAGCAAGAAGAGCAAGTCACCCAAGACGAAGTTTTTTAA